The Carassius carassius chromosome 16, fCarCar2.1, whole genome shotgun sequence genome window below encodes:
- the LOC132160038 gene encoding neutrophil cytosol factor 4-like produces MSLPQQLRDESDFDQLPDNVPVTATIADIDEKKGFIVYYRFVIEVKTKGNNKYLIYRRYRQFFTLHQSLELKYSSEAQPGYYTCQLPTLPGKVFMGHKKEIAESRIPELNNYMKRLLCLPTWVLSDDLIRMFFYQTESDSQQVPRVLRRLRPPTRRVKTVKPKMDLLSAPRAEAVFDFSGSGRLELSLKAGDVIFLLRRVNTDWLEGTVRDRTGIFPESFVNIIKPLHESDSEEKGGASESGNHTQSSYSCLRCYLLQPEGIDTRDICVEEDLSTQPSYEDLLSRMRDVFQVEDIALNYRDPEGDLIRILDDEDVTLMVQESKQTGSKVRRPMNQFPWELLVTHAKDLSVYNTED; encoded by the exons ATGTCTCTCCCGCAACAGCTGCGCGATGAAAG TGATTTCGACCAACTTCCAGACAACGTCCCAGTCACTGCAACCATTGCTGATATTGACGAAAAGAAAGGTTTCATTGTTTACTAT CGGTTCGTGATTGAGGTGAAGACCAAAGGCAACAATAAATACCTGATCTACAGAAGGTATCGTCAGTTCTTCACCCTGCACCAGAGTTTGGAGCTTAAGTACTCATCTGAAGCCCAGCCGGGATACTACACCTGCCAACTACCTACGCTGCCAG GTAAGGTGTTTATGGGACACAAAAAGGAGATTGCAGAGAGCAGAATCCCAGAGCTCAACAATTACATGAAG AGGTTGCTTTGTCTGCCTACCTGGGTACTCTCGGATGATCTGATACGGATGTTTTTCTACCAGACTGAGTCGGACAGCCAACAGGTCCCCCGGGTCCTGCGCCGCCTGCGGCCCCCCACACGCAGAGT AAAAACCGTAAAGCCCAAAATGGACCTTCTCTCCGCACCCAGAGCAGAG gcGGTGTTTGACTTTAGCGGCAGTGGACGCCTGGAGCTCAGTCTGAAGGCTGGAGACGTGATCTTCCTCTTGCGGAGAGTCAACACAGATTGGCTGgag GGCACAGTGAGGGACAGAACTGGAATCTTTCCGGAGTCGTTTGTGAACATTATTAAACCTCTTCACGAAAGTGACTCTGAGGAAAAGGGCGGAGCTTCCGAGAGCGGGAATCATACTCAGAGTTCATACAGTTGCTTGCGCTGCTATCTGCTGCAGCCAGAGGGCATTGACACAAg GGACATTTGTGTTGAGGAAGATCTCTCTACTCAACCGTCTTATGAAGATCTGCTTTCCCGAATGAG GGACGTATTTCAAGTGGAAGACATTGCTTTGAACTACAGGGACCCTGAGGGCGATCTGATACGGATATTAGACGATGAAGACGTCACTCTCATGGTGCAAGAGAGCAAACAGACGGGGTCGAAGGTCAGACGGCCCATGAATCAATTTCCCTGGGAGCTGCTGGTCACGCATGCCAAAGATTTATCCGTCTATAACACCGAGGATTGA